In Candidatus Abyssobacteria bacterium SURF_5, one genomic interval encodes:
- a CDS encoding carbon starvation protein A, translating to MQVLVYLFVAVILYVLAGRIYGNYIGRFFGLNAERPTPAVVVNDGRDFVPTKTSVVFGHHFATIAGAGPILGPTLALLYGYLPAWIWIVFGGIFIGAVHDFSALFASVREEGRSISEIARRAMGKTGFTLFIIFTIIMILLVTSSFLKATAVSLTSEWPIEKLGLTADQTLLKTRVNNDGVLLGRIGGIASTSVIIITGMAPLLGYLLYKKNVRVAYVFLLAALLCIISVVIGFQVPITLQPTTWMIILAVYVTLAAGIPVWIILQPRDFTNVQLLYAGICLLTAGLVAGGFSGSLHFSAPASNIAEGTGHIGFIWPMLCITIACGAVSGFHALAAGGTTSKQVRDERATKSIGFNAMLLESALAVGVVLALASSLNFSDYKSLVWPTLAGGKANPVLAFSLAVGHLLNSSLGIPTAIGTIFGILMVEGFVVTTLDSAVRINRYLFEELWSIILASPPKAMRSYWFNSGLSAVLMLVMAYYNAFVTNWLAFGSANQLLAALTLFSIAVWFMSRGKIAWMIIIPGIFMMVTTIASLLLLPRLYLEKHAYTLLVMDLLLLALSLGVVIVAAKTFRSKWLEMKKMGAAQEIEFAQK from the coding sequence GTGCAGGTGCTTGTCTATCTGTTCGTTGCGGTTATTCTCTACGTACTGGCCGGCAGGATTTACGGCAATTACATCGGAAGATTTTTCGGGTTGAACGCGGAACGCCCGACGCCCGCCGTTGTAGTTAATGATGGCCGCGATTTCGTTCCCACCAAGACCTCCGTGGTCTTCGGGCATCATTTCGCCACGATTGCCGGGGCCGGTCCGATCCTCGGGCCGACACTCGCCCTTCTATACGGATATTTGCCCGCATGGATATGGATTGTCTTTGGGGGTATTTTTATCGGAGCAGTCCACGATTTTTCGGCGCTTTTTGCGAGCGTGCGCGAGGAAGGGCGCTCGATATCCGAGATCGCCCGACGGGCGATGGGAAAGACCGGATTTACTCTTTTCATTATTTTCACCATCATCATGATCCTCCTGGTAACATCATCATTTTTAAAAGCGACGGCGGTATCACTTACCTCCGAATGGCCCATTGAGAAACTCGGGCTGACGGCCGACCAGACCCTTCTGAAGACAAGGGTGAACAACGATGGAGTGTTGCTCGGGCGGATTGGCGGGATTGCGTCGACTTCTGTGATTATTATCACCGGTATGGCTCCGCTCCTGGGGTATCTGCTCTACAAGAAGAATGTACGGGTGGCGTATGTGTTTCTTCTGGCCGCCCTGCTTTGCATTATCTCCGTCGTCATAGGATTTCAGGTTCCGATTACGCTCCAACCTACGACGTGGATGATTATTCTCGCCGTTTATGTGACGCTGGCGGCCGGCATCCCCGTTTGGATCATCCTGCAGCCGCGCGATTTCACGAACGTTCAACTCCTGTACGCGGGTATCTGCCTCTTGACGGCGGGGCTTGTGGCGGGTGGATTCTCGGGGAGCCTGCATTTTAGCGCGCCCGCCTCAAACATAGCAGAGGGCACGGGTCATATCGGATTCATTTGGCCGATGTTGTGCATTACGATAGCCTGCGGCGCCGTTTCCGGTTTCCACGCACTTGCTGCAGGAGGGACAACCTCAAAACAGGTGCGCGACGAGCGGGCGACCAAGAGCATCGGATTCAATGCGATGCTGCTGGAATCGGCTCTTGCAGTCGGAGTAGTGCTAGCGCTGGCAAGCAGCCTGAATTTTTCCGATTATAAGAGTCTTGTCTGGCCCACCTTGGCGGGCGGAAAAGCCAATCCCGTCCTGGCATTCTCGCTCGCCGTCGGGCATTTGCTGAATTCATCGCTTGGGATTCCGACCGCGATCGGGACTATTTTCGGAATCCTGATGGTGGAAGGTTTCGTAGTGACAACACTCGATTCGGCTGTTCGTATTAACCGGTACCTGTTCGAGGAGCTGTGGTCGATCATCCTCGCGTCGCCGCCGAAGGCCATGCGCTCCTATTGGTTCAACTCCGGCCTGTCGGCCGTGCTGATGCTGGTGATGGCCTATTACAATGCCTTTGTCACCAACTGGCTGGCTTTTGGTTCCGCCAACCAATTGCTCGCCGCGCTGACCCTGTTCTCCATCGCCGTCTGGTTCATGAGCCGCGGCAAAATCGCCTGGATGATCATCATTCCAGGCATCTTCATGATGGTGACAACAATAGCGTCTCTCCTGCTCCTCCCCCGCCTCTACCTCGAGAAACACGCATACACCCTGCTCGTTATGGATCTCTTACTGCTCGCATTGTCGCTCGGAGTGGTCATCGTGGCGGCCAAAACATTTCGTTCAAAATGGCTGGAGATGAAGAAAATGGGTGCGGCTCAGGAGATCGAGTTCGCGCAAAAGTAA
- a CDS encoding DUF3568 family protein, with amino-acid sequence MAHICEKRAFSKKEDIPMTPNSRVSVALVVLVGLSVAVYGCAAAAGAAAGAGTYAWQAGKLSFTTPNAVAPTHDAVLEAFDELNITVVQDETSQLGGTIKGSVPDTGEDVTIDLEPQADNVTKVDVRVGFFGDQAKSQKIADAIRRNL; translated from the coding sequence ATGGCGCATATTTGTGAAAAGAGAGCATTTTCCAAAAAGGAGGATATTCCGATGACGCCGAACTCACGTGTTTCAGTCGCACTCGTGGTACTGGTAGGCCTTTCAGTTGCGGTATATGGTTGCGCGGCTGCGGCCGGCGCGGCGGCCGGCGCGGGCACGTACGCATGGCAGGCGGGGAAACTCAGCTTCACCACTCCGAACGCCGTAGCGCCGACTCACGATGCGGTTCTCGAAGCCTTTGACGAATTGAACATCACGGTAGTACAGGATGAGACAAGTCAACTTGGCGGTACCATAAAGGGCTCAGTCCCTGATACCGGCGAAGATGTGACGATTGATCTGGAGCCTCAAGCGGACAATGTAACCAAGGTGGATGTCCGCGTCGGCTTCTTCGGCGACCAGGCCAAATCCCAAAAAATTGCAGATGCGATCAGACGCAACCTTTGA
- a CDS encoding DUF3568 family protein has translation MSMRRGNAFFTLAILITVMVSGCVAAAAAGAAAGAGGYAWASGKLTFTTAHRVAEVHAAALSAFKDLEIDVTGDRTSTLGGKLTGLTTTDEQVTVDLEPVATDITKIDIRVGFWGNQYQEAKIADAIQRHLR, from the coding sequence ATGAGCATGCGTCGTGGGAATGCATTTTTTACGTTGGCAATTTTAATAACCGTAATGGTATCGGGTTGTGTCGCTGCCGCGGCGGCGGGTGCTGCGGCCGGGGCGGGCGGATACGCATGGGCAAGTGGGAAACTCACCTTCACGACGGCTCATCGAGTAGCCGAAGTCCATGCCGCGGCTCTTTCCGCCTTCAAAGACCTTGAGATCGATGTCACAGGGGATCGAACCAGCACGCTTGGCGGCAAACTCACTGGGCTGACCACTACCGACGAACAGGTGACGGTCGATCTCGAGCCGGTGGCCACAGATATCACCAAAATCGATATTCGGGTGGGCTTTTGGGGAAACCAGTACCAGGAAGCCAAGATCGCCGACGCTATTCAACGGCACCTTCGATAG
- a CDS encoding peptidase M48, translated as MKRSLKYISVLVSLLFASSCATTGGFNLVPPQEEIRLGQQLSQEIEREQPVLDNPVLQDYISDIGNRIASKTEKPDLPYTFKIIESDEVNAFALPGGPVYVNTGLLKYADNEAELASVLAHEIGHITARHATEQLTTSVGAQILTQILLGENPAAATALATNIATSLGMLKFSRNDELEADRLGVRYMFEAGYNPTAMVDFHRKLAAMRESNPSRVMSWFSTHPMSEDRVDTVAREIAKLPPGRPVQYYPERYTAILERELR; from the coding sequence ATGAAACGTTCATTGAAATACATATCTGTCCTCGTGTCGTTGCTGTTTGCTTCTTCCTGCGCGACGACTGGCGGCTTCAACCTTGTTCCTCCCCAGGAGGAAATCCGTCTCGGACAACAGCTTTCTCAGGAAATTGAGAGAGAACAGCCGGTGCTGGACAATCCGGTGCTTCAGGATTACATCAGCGACATTGGAAATAGGATTGCCAGTAAAACGGAAAAACCCGATCTGCCTTATACGTTCAAAATCATTGAGAGCGACGAAGTCAATGCGTTCGCGCTGCCGGGTGGTCCGGTGTATGTGAATACCGGTTTGCTGAAATATGCGGATAATGAGGCTGAACTGGCCAGCGTGCTTGCGCATGAGATCGGTCATATCACTGCCCGCCACGCGACCGAGCAGTTGACAACGTCGGTTGGCGCACAAATACTGACCCAGATACTTCTGGGCGAGAATCCTGCAGCCGCAACAGCGCTGGCAACAAACATTGCCACATCTCTGGGTATGCTCAAATTCTCGCGCAATGACGAGTTGGAGGCTGATCGGCTGGGTGTGCGATACATGTTCGAGGCGGGATACAATCCGACAGCAATGGTTGATTTCCATCGAAAGCTTGCGGCAATGAGGGAGTCGAACCCTTCACGAGTGATGAGCTGGTTCAGCACGCATCCCATGTCTGAGGACAGGGTAGATACCGTGGCCAGAGAGATCGCCAAGCTTCCACCGGGAAGACCTGTGCAATATTATCCGGAGCGTTACACGGCCATTCTGGAGCGAGAATTGCGGTAA
- a CDS encoding tripartite tricarboxylate transporter TctB family protein translates to MKKCRCYYALYTLRFPGLNNLLRTLTDMGKYVEDILKLREQFSDRHVADYLYSIFQTAGFHVQRETFFYSRNSAALAGGAAFILAAIFLFGVFRRKQLVIIGAAFAVPCILFFEFSLGIPLVSWPLLKKGENIIVQFPVQNPSGKVALGAPYEQYQEEEQALSPAETAASAFLLPAALAFLSMGLWQLAIHFGKFDSEDARTILLVMGGACLAYFAWYSFVVWDEGDAKREASSSSQDVGSMAMLSQLALNLRNEDLGLENTWVSVVFFGGDDGQGAKTFAKKLSRSPEHSIETIFIGCRRIGRGERLAFLFPLEERSKNPLSERRLLRILSSDAAAAGERTPEILPVEPDQFRGFAGKEFPYVIFTSLPPEGGAADESDIQPNQLEPALHVLEKMLVQLDAEHLNEHSPPPTENEPVSRTN, encoded by the coding sequence GTGAAAAAATGCAGGTGCTATTATGCCTTGTACACGCTTCGTTTTCCCGGCTTGAATAATCTCTTGAGAACTCTTACGGATATGGGAAAGTACGTTGAGGACATTCTGAAACTGCGCGAACAGTTTTCGGACCGGCATGTGGCAGATTACCTTTATTCGATCTTTCAAACGGCCGGTTTCCACGTTCAGCGCGAGACGTTTTTCTATTCCAGGAACAGCGCCGCTCTTGCAGGCGGGGCCGCTTTTATTCTAGCCGCAATCTTTCTTTTTGGCGTATTCAGGCGGAAGCAGTTGGTGATAATCGGTGCGGCGTTTGCTGTTCCGTGTATCCTTTTTTTTGAGTTTTCACTCGGTATTCCACTGGTCAGTTGGCCTTTATTGAAGAAAGGCGAGAATATCATCGTCCAATTCCCGGTGCAGAATCCATCCGGCAAGGTGGCGCTTGGCGCTCCATATGAACAATATCAAGAAGAGGAGCAAGCCCTATCGCCTGCCGAGACGGCGGCTTCGGCCTTTCTTTTGCCCGCGGCGCTTGCGTTTCTCTCGATGGGCTTATGGCAACTGGCAATCCACTTTGGTAAATTTGATTCAGAAGACGCGCGGACGATCCTGCTGGTAATGGGAGGAGCATGTCTGGCGTATTTTGCATGGTATTCTTTTGTCGTATGGGATGAAGGAGATGCAAAGAGGGAAGCATCGAGTTCCTCGCAGGATGTTGGTTCAATGGCTATGCTCTCGCAGCTTGCGTTGAATCTGAGGAACGAAGATTTGGGGCTCGAGAACACATGGGTATCCGTTGTTTTCTTTGGCGGGGACGACGGGCAAGGCGCCAAAACATTTGCGAAAAAGCTTTCTCGGAGCCCGGAACATTCGATCGAGACCATATTTATCGGTTGCCGGAGGATCGGGAGGGGGGAGAGACTCGCGTTCCTGTTCCCCCTTGAAGAGCGGAGTAAAAACCCGCTCTCGGAGCGGCGCCTGCTCAGGATATTGTCATCAGATGCTGCCGCCGCCGGCGAACGAACGCCGGAGATCCTGCCTGTTGAGCCAGATCAGTTTAGAGGATTTGCCGGAAAGGAGTTTCCGTATGTTATTTTCACGTCTCTTCCGCCTGAAGGCGGTGCTGCCGACGAATCCGACATACAACCGAACCAGTTGGAGCCGGCACTGCACGTGCTCGAGAAGATGCTTGTGCAGTTGGATGCGGAACATTTGAACGAGCATTCGCCTCCCCCAACGGAAAACGAACCTGTCAGTCGAACTAATTGA
- the gatA gene encoding Asp-tRNA(Asn)/Glu-tRNA(Gln) amidotransferase subunit GatA, whose translation MPNELCDLTISELGPMIKSRKISPVELLRSVLHRIEKLEPRLKAYITVDHDAALQAARKAERQIKQNRYLGPLHGIPISLKDLYQTKGLRTSGGSKILQEWVPDEDATSVAKLREAGAVIAGKTNLHEFAFGGTTQNPHFGGARNPYNLARIPGGSSGGSAAAVAAGMCIAATGSDTGGSIRTPSALCGIVGLKPTYGRVSLHGIIPLAWSLDHIGPMTKCVRDAAVMLSAMAGYDPKDPSSACEKVPRFERALKDDVKKLKIGIEPAFCFNGADDEVEQAVRRALSLFERLGAKIVEVNLPNIELTSPIESVIITAEAASYHEENLRNRPLDFGEDVRVLLEAGAAFTAVHYLKAQRIRSLIRKEFADAFRKIDVFALPAAAVPAPKIGAQTVSIKGMETDAQMALLRYTCPSNLTGLPAISIPCGMSGDGLPIGLQLVGKAFDEATLLRAAFAFEAHVEPLPKPALT comes from the coding sequence ATGCCCAACGAGCTCTGCGATCTGACCATTTCCGAATTGGGTCCAATGATCAAATCACGTAAAATCTCTCCCGTCGAGCTTCTCCGCTCCGTGTTGCATCGAATAGAGAAATTGGAGCCCCGGCTCAAGGCCTATATAACCGTCGATCACGATGCCGCTCTCCAGGCTGCGCGCAAAGCGGAACGTCAGATAAAACAGAATAGATATCTCGGCCCGTTGCACGGTATCCCGATTTCGCTGAAGGATCTGTATCAGACGAAGGGCCTGCGGACGTCAGGCGGATCAAAAATTCTGCAGGAGTGGGTGCCGGACGAGGATGCCACATCCGTCGCCAAACTTCGCGAAGCAGGCGCGGTTATCGCGGGGAAGACCAACCTGCATGAATTCGCGTTTGGCGGGACAACTCAGAACCCTCACTTTGGGGGCGCTAGGAATCCCTACAACCTGGCGCGCATTCCCGGCGGTTCGAGCGGCGGTTCAGCCGCGGCGGTCGCGGCCGGAATGTGCATCGCGGCAACCGGCAGCGATACCGGCGGCTCCATACGCACTCCATCAGCTCTTTGCGGGATCGTCGGTCTGAAGCCCACCTATGGCCGGGTCAGCCTGCACGGGATCATCCCGCTGGCCTGGTCGCTCGACCACATTGGCCCGATGACGAAATGCGTGCGTGATGCCGCCGTGATGCTCTCGGCCATGGCAGGATACGACCCCAAAGATCCTTCGAGCGCCTGCGAGAAAGTTCCTCGATTCGAACGCGCGCTCAAAGACGACGTGAAGAAATTGAAAATTGGAATCGAACCGGCCTTCTGTTTTAATGGAGCCGACGACGAGGTCGAGCAGGCGGTGAGGCGCGCGCTTTCCCTGTTCGAAAGGCTGGGCGCAAAAATCGTGGAGGTCAACCTGCCCAATATCGAGCTGACCAGCCCTATTGAATCCGTCATTATCACCGCCGAAGCAGCCTCCTATCACGAGGAGAATCTGAGGAATCGTCCCCTCGATTTCGGCGAAGACGTGCGCGTGCTTCTCGAGGCCGGAGCGGCTTTCACCGCTGTGCATTACCTCAAGGCGCAGCGCATACGCAGTCTGATCCGAAAAGAGTTTGCGGATGCCTTCAGAAAAATTGACGTCTTTGCGCTTCCCGCCGCGGCGGTTCCTGCTCCCAAAATCGGGGCGCAGACGGTTTCGATCAAGGGAATGGAGACCGACGCGCAGATGGCGCTCCTGCGATATACGTGCCCGTCCAACCTGACCGGCCTCCCGGCAATCTCGATTCCGTGCGGCATGAGCGGCGACGGCCTGCCAATCGGCCTGCAGTTGGTGGGGAAAGCTTTCGACGAAGCGACTCTCCTGCGGGCCGCATTCGCCTTCGAAGCGCACGTCGAACCACTGCCGAAACCGGCGCTCACCTGA
- a CDS encoding dehydratase, whose translation MFNKYFDDIAIGDKVVSRGRTVTEADLVNFSMFSADWFPLHSDVEYARATMFGGRIAHGLLVLSIASGLVPLQPYFTIAFYGMDRVRFINATRIGDTIHVEGEVIEKEERNDQSGIITYRQTVKNQRGEDVVVGIMKVLMARAKRK comes from the coding sequence ATGTTCAATAAGTATTTCGACGACATCGCCATCGGGGACAAAGTTGTCAGCCGGGGGAGAACCGTGACGGAGGCCGACCTGGTTAACTTCTCGATGTTTTCCGCCGATTGGTTCCCGCTTCACAGCGACGTTGAATATGCCCGCGCCACGATGTTCGGAGGCCGGATCGCTCATGGGCTGCTGGTCCTCTCCATCGCTTCAGGACTTGTCCCGCTTCAACCCTACTTCACCATCGCATTCTATGGAATGGATCGGGTGCGTTTCATCAATGCCACCCGCATCGGCGATACCATTCACGTTGAGGGCGAGGTGATCGAGAAAGAAGAGCGAAACGACCAGAGCGGCATAATCACCTATCGGCAGACAGTGAAGAATCAGCGGGGCGAGGATGTCGTGGTCGGCATCATGAAAGTTTTGATGGCGCGGGCGAAGCGGAAATGA